From one Felis catus isolate Fca126 chromosome E2, F.catus_Fca126_mat1.0, whole genome shotgun sequence genomic stretch:
- the PDP2 gene encoding pyruvate dehydrogenase [acetyl-transferring]-phosphatase 2, mitochondrial, with the protein MSSTLPFWILNSARNSIATLQGGRRLYSRCASNRNKSRWRLFSQGPGTLKSSAPCSGFALQKAYRHTSTEEDDFHLQLSPEQVNEVLRAGESAHKFLDLVSGAPNSVLRFESNQLAANSPVEDRRGVASCLQTSGLMFGIFDGHGGHACAQAVSERLFYYVAVSLMSQQTLERMEGAMESMKPLMPILQWLKHPGDSIYKDVTSVHLDHLRVYWQELLDLHMEMGLNIKEALMYSFQRLDSDISLEVQAPLEDEMTRNLSLQVAFSGATACMAHVDGVHLHVANAGDCRAILGVQEDNGMWSCLPLTRDHNAWNQAELSRLKREHPESEDRTVIVDNRLLGVLMPCRAFGDVQLKWSKELQRSVLERGFDTEALNIYQFTPPHYHTPPYLTAEPEVTYHRLRPQDKFLVLASDGLWDVLDNEDVVRLVVEHLAEASRHKPDLAQRPANLGLMQSLLQQRRAQGLRAADQNAATRLIRHAIGSNEYGEMEPERLTAMLTLPEDLARMYRDDITVTVVYFNSDSIDAYYKGG; encoded by the coding sequence ATGTCAAGTACTTTGCCCTTCTGGATCTTAAATTCTGCAAGGAACAGCATTGCCACGTTACAAGGGGGCAGACGTTTGTATTCAAGGTGTGcctcaaatagaaataaatcaaGATGGAGACTCTTTTCCCAGGGACCAGGCACCCTGAAGAGCAGTGCCCCGTGCAGTGGCTTTGCCCTGCAGAAAGCCTACAGACACACATCAACAGAGGAAGACGATTTCCACTTGCAACTCAGCCCTGAGCAGGTGAATGAAGTGCTGCGAGCCGGTGAGTCGGCTCACAAGTTCCTCGACCTCGTCAGTGGAGCCCCAAATTCAGTGTTACGGTTTGAGAGCAACCAACTGGCTGCCAATTCCCCAGTGGAGGACCGGCGAGGTGTGGCTTCCTGCCTGCAGACCAGCGGGCTGATGTTTGGCATCTTCGATGGACATGGTGGCCATGCATGTGCTCAAGCAGTGAGCGAGAGGCTCTTCTACTATGTGGCGGTGTCGCTGatgtcccagcagaccctggagcgGATGGAGGGAGCCATGGAAAGCATGAAGCCCCTGATGCCCATCCTGCAATGGCTCAAGCACCCAGGGGACAGTATCTACAAGGATGTCACATCAGTGCACCTTGATCACCTCCGTGTCTACTGGCAGGAACTGCTTGACCTGCACATGGAAATGGGACTCAACATTAAGGAAGCATTAATGTATTCCTTCCAGAGACTGGATTCTGACATCTCGCTGGAAGTCCAGGCCCCCCTGGAAGATGAGATGACGAGGAACCTTTCACTCCAGGTGGCCTTCTCTGGGGCTACAGCTTGCATGGCCCATGTTGATGGAGTTCACTTGCATGTGGCAAACGCTGGTGACTGTCGGGCCATCCTTGGGGTCCAGGAGGACAATGGCATGTGGTCTTGTCTGCCCCTCACACGCGACCACAACGCCTGGAACCAAGCTGAGCTGTCACGGCTAAAGAGGGAGCACCCTGAATCAGAGGACAGGACAGTCATTGTGGACAACAGGCTGCTGGGCGTGCTCATGCCCTGCAGGGCCTTCGGGGATGTCCAGCTGAAGTGGAGTAAAGAGCTGCAGCGCAGTGTCCTGGAGAGGGGCTTTGACACCGAGGCCCTCAACATTTACCAGTTCACCCCCCCACACTACCACACTCCACCCTACCTGACTGCTGAGCCTGAGGTCACCTACCACCGGCTGAGGCCCCAGGATAAGTTCCTTGTGTTGGCCTCAGATGGCCTGTGGGACGTGCTGGACAATGAGGATGTGGTGAGGCTGGTGGTGGAGCACCTGGCAGAAGCAAGTCGGCACAAGCCGGACCTGGCCCAGAGACCCGCCAACCTAGGACTcatgcagagcctgctgcagCAGAGGAGAGCCCAGGGGCTGCGCGCGGCCGACCAAAATGCAGCCACGCGTCTGATCAGACACGCCATAGGGAGCAATGAGTATGGGGAGATGGAACCGGAGCGGCTAACAGCGATGCTGACTTTGCCAGAGGACTTGGCGAGGATGTACAGGGATGACATCACTGTCACCGTGGTGTATTTTAACTCAGACTCAATTGACGCATATTACAAAGGGGGTTAA